A window of Nomascus leucogenys isolate Asia chromosome X, Asia_NLE_v1, whole genome shotgun sequence contains these coding sequences:
- the UBQLN2 gene encoding ubiquilin-2: MAENGESSGPPRPSRGPAAAQGSAAAPAEPKIIKVTVKTPKEKEEFAVPENSSVQQFKEAISKRFKSQTDQLVLIFAGKILKDQDTLIQHGIHDGLTVHLVIKSQNRPQGQSTQPSNAAGTNTTSASTPRSNSTPISTNSNPFGLGSLGGLAGLSSLGLSSTNFSELQSQMQQQLMASPEMMIQIMENPFVQSMLSNPDLMRQLIMANPQMQQLIQRNPEISHLLNNPDIMRQTLEIARNPAMMQEMMRNQDLALSNLESIPGGYNALRRMYTDIQEPMLNAAQEQFGGNPFASVGSSSSSGEGTQPSRTENRDPLPNPWAPPPATQSSATTSTTTSTGSGSGNSSSNATGNTVAAANYVASIFSTPGMQSLLQQITENPQLIQNMLSAPYMRSMMQSLSQNPDLAAQMMLNSPLFTANPQLQEQMRPQLPAFLQQMQNPDTLSAMSNPRAMQALMQIQQGLQTLATEAPGLIPSFTPGVGVGVLGTAIGPVGPVTPIGPIGPIVPFTPIGPIGPIGPTGPAGPPGSTGSGGPTGPTVSSAAPSENTSPTSESGPNQQFIQQMVQALAGANAPQLPNPEVRFQQQLEQLNAMGFLNREANLQALIATGGDINAAIERLLGSQPS, translated from the coding sequence ATGGCTGAGAATGGCGAGAGCAGCGGCCCCCCGCGCCCCTCCCGCGGCCCTGCTGCGGCCCAAGGCTCGGCTGCTGCCCCAGCTGAGCCTAAAATCATCAAAGTCACTGTGAAGACTCCCAAAGAGAAAGAGGAGTTCGCGGTGCCTGAAAACAGCTCGGTTCAGCAGTTTAAGGAAGCGATTTCGAAACGCTTCAAATCCCAAACCGATCAGCTAGTGCTGATTTTTGCcggaaaaatcttaaaagatcAAGATACCTTGATCCAGCATGGCATCCATGATGGGCTGACTGTTCACCTTGTCATCAAAAGCCAGAACCGACCTCAGGGCCAGTCCACGCAGCCTAGCAATGCCGCGGGAACTAACACTACCTCGGCGTCGACTCCCAGGAGTAACTCCACACCTATTTCCACAAATAGCAACCCGTTTGGGTTGGGGAGCCTGGGAGGACTTGCAGGCCTTAGCAGCCTGGGCTTGAGCTCGACCAACTTCTCTGAGCTCCAGAGCCAGATGCAGCAGCAGCTTATGGCCAGCCCTGAGATGATGATACAAATAATGGAAAATCCCTTTGTTCAGAGCATGCTTTCGAATCCCGATCTGATGAGGCAGCTCATTATGGCTAATCCACAGATGCAGCAATTGATTCAGAGAAACCCAGAAATCAGTCACCTGCTCAACAACCCAGATATAATGAGGCAGACACTCGAAATTGCCAGGAATCCAGCCATGATGCAAGAGATGATGAGAAATCAAGACCTGGCTCTGAGCAATCTAGAAAGCATCCCAGGTGGCTATAATGCTTTACGGCGCATGTACACTGACATTCAAGAGCCGATGCTGAATGCCGCACAAGAGCAGTTTGGGGGTAATCCATTTGCCTCCGTGGGGAGTAGTTCCTCCTCTGGGGAAGGTACGCAGCCTTCCCGCACAGAAAATCGCGATCCACTACCCAATCCATGGGCACCACCGCCAGCTACCCAGAGTTCTGCAACTACCAGCACGACCACGAGCACTGGTAGTGGGTCTGGCAACAGTTCCAGCAATGCTACTGGGAACACCGTTGCTGCCGCTAATTATGTCGCCAGCATCTTTAGTACCCCAGGCATGCAGAGCCTGCTGCAACAGATAACTGAAAACCCCCAGCTGATTCAGAATATGCTGTCGGCGCCCTACATGAGAAGCATGATGCAGTCGCTGAGCCAGAATCCAGATTTGGCTGCACAGATGATGCTGAATAGCCCGCTGTTTACTGCAAATCCTCAGCTGCAGGAGCAGATGCGGCCACAGCTCCCAGCCTTCCTGCAGCAGATGCAGAATCCAGACACACTATCAGCCATGTCAAACCCAAGAGCAATGCAGGCTTTAATGCAGATCCAGCAGGGGCTACAGACATTAGCCACTGAAGCACCTGGCCTGATTCCAAGCTTCACtccaggtgtgggggtgggggtgctgggaaCCGCTATAGGCCCTGTAGGCCCAGTCACCCCCATAGGCCCCATAGGCCCTATAGTCCCTTTTACCCCCATAGGCCCCATTGGGCCCATAGGACCCACTGGCCCTGCAGGCCCCCCTGGCTCCACCGGCTCTGGTGGCCCCACTGGGCCTACTGTGTCCAGCGCTGCACCTAGTGAAAACACGAGTCCTACATCAGAATCTGGACCCAACCAGCAGTTCATTCAGCAAATGGTGCAGGCCCTGGCTGGAGCAAATGCTCCACAGCTGCCGAATCCAGAAGTCAGATTTCAGCAACAACTGGAACAGCTCAACGCAATGGGGTTCTTAAACCGTGAAGCAAACTTGCAGGCCCTAATAGCAACAGGAGGCGACATCAATGCAGCCATTGAAAGGCTGCTGGGCTCCCAGCCATCGTAA